From the Catharus ustulatus isolate bCatUst1 chromosome 15, bCatUst1.pri.v2, whole genome shotgun sequence genome, the window TTGCCTGCTGCACAGTTAAGAAGCATCTGTCTAACTCTGGTTAGTAGAGGCTGTGAGCTGAGCACTTCCATAATCCAGGGAATTagaatttaaatgcaaaatttaaatatttccaaacaGTATTTTGTTCAAGATGTGTGGTTTGCTTCAACTGGCAATGTAATAAAAGTGGTTTAATCCATGCATTGATACTAGACTCATCCATCTGTTGCACTGTGTCCTGTTGGGGTTCTCTCTGCTATAAGCCATGCATGTGACAAACCTTGAGAGAGACTGGAGAATGGCAAATCAGTCATTGTCATTTCATGTTTGTGCCTGAAACCTGATTTCTGACATGCAAACTAAAACTGAGTTGTTGGAAAGTCCTGGAGCCTTGTGTCTCTCCAGCCAACAGAACAGTTAGTGTATTTGTATACACTGGTGACAAAGTAACAGTTCAGGGAGAAACTCTTAAAAGGCTGCTTTGAATGTTGTCCCAACCTCAGTCGCTGTCACTGAGGTAGTTTCTGTGAAGCCAcgaatcacagaatcactacggttggaaaagacctctaaggtAATCAAATGGAGCTGTTGAATGTCAGCTCGCTCCAGTTCCAAGCTTCCAGTTAAATAGGCTTGCATTGATGAATGTTGGGATTTTTGATATGCTGATTTTTTAGAGCGTTTGTTTTCCCTGATCTGAACAAGTGAGGCCAGCTGGTGCTTGGGGGAGAAGCTGACAGGAATGTGCCTTCTCTGCCACAGGAGGGAGTGAGCACTTTGCATTTTAGCTGGTTTTTCAGACTTTGAGAAAGCCTATAGCTAGTCATTACTAATTTCCTGATTCCCTGATAGATGCAAATTGCAACAAACACtcaaatctttttttgttttgtgactCCCTGTTGCCGTCCAACAGACACTGCTTGAGTAAGGCTCAAAGTATTGAATAGTTGATAATATAAACTATTGTgcatgggaagaaaaacaacttttggATGCTGAGATGGATTTATTTGGAATTTActgcatttccatttcaatCTTTTTGCCCTTTTCCCCGTTCAAGATTGCTTGTAGGATCTGAGCGGTCGCAGTTCTCAATGTGAATATGAGATGTGATCCCAGGAAATACTCTTTGCATGGGCAGCATTTTCCCAAGGACTTGTCCCTTGGAAATTGCACCATTGTATCTTATGGGATGGATACAGAGTAGTTTTACGCAGAACCCTGATGAAACAACAAGAGAGGGAAAACATCCAATGACTGATGAAGCATTTGTTCTTCTGTACtaaatttcagaaatactgacaatatctgtcttttcctttcccctgcaATAGCAATAGTGGAAATACCAGAATAGCAGAAATACTGTGGTCATAAAAATTGCGTAGTTGTTGGAGTCATTGACTTGGTAGAAGAGGGAAGATGGAAGGCAAAGAGAAGGCgggaatttggggtgtgggaAGGGGAAGAGCTTGAACTCAGTTATTTGTGTTGCAGCAGGAGCAAAACATTCTGTATCCAAGTGGATAGAAGGAAACATGGCTAAACTACTTGGCTAACTGCAAGGTAATGCATCCTATATgagctgaagacaaagaaatgttaaattaaAGATAGCTATTTACCTGATCCCCTGATTTGGACTCCATCATCAATGGCATTTCCATTGTGGAAGATTTTAACAGGCCCAGAGAGCTGGCCAGAGAAGGGAGCATACACAGTCGCCCCATCAGCACAGATGACATCCACTCCGTGGTGCTTCCCTTTGCCGCTGCGTCTGAAAACAAACGCATCGTTACAGAAACCTCTGTCAGGCCCAGTGCTACAGAGAGAGGTTAGACAGCACAAGCTGAAATCTGGAAATGGGTTGTTAGGACAGAAATAGGGTCAGCAAACTGCCTGAAGGATTTGCAAAGTTGTAGGTGAGCTAATGTCATGTAGGGTGGATGGTTAGAGTTGGAGAAAGACCTGCTTCCAGGTCTTTGAATAAAACCATAGAGTCACAGAAAGTTTAGATGTGTGAAGgacatcaagtccaaccttccACTGGAATCAGGAGTGTTCCCAACACTAGGTCAGGTCAGGCATGGCTTGGTCTGATAAAAAGCTCCAAGCAGAGAGGTGTTAAAGAACAATGTGGGCAGTCTAAAAGTTTCCTCAAGTCCAATCTAAGCCTTcaaatctgtaatttttatgTGACCTAAAGAAAGTTTAACTCGTACTTCAGTGGAAGCACAACAAAATCCCATGTGTTCcaattattatattaatattacCTTGGAGCTCCATAGTATCCACAGCCATACTTATCACAGCCTCTTATCTCGTTGGTAGGGTTCCCAGCACACACTGTAGCCCAGCGCCCATCCTGTTGTGGTAATGGTGGAACAtctttgaaatacagaaacacaGCACATCAAAATTAACTTCTAGATTGTTTTAACACTTGCATGTTTGCAACTGCTAAGTTTGATTTACAGTTAGGTAAGAACATGCTGACTTTACATCCCATGCTTGTAGTTGGATTTTTCTCCATAAAATTTGTAATCCTGTAGGAAATGTAAATGGAATGTAGACCTAAGATGGATGGTAATGTTTCTACATTAGGATTATTtcatagaagaaaaaagctttaaatacaaaaattcaaaaagagTATCACAGGTCTCAGAGTACAAATCTACTCTTGTTCTGAgttgtgttttctgttgttaAGGGTTTTTTTACCAGGTGTAAGCAGATGAGTAGGGTCAGAGTGGTCGCAGTTCTCAACGTGGATATGAGAAATAATGCCAGGATATACTTTTTG encodes:
- the LECT2 gene encoding leukocyte cell-derived chemotaxin-2, which translates into the protein MTALSLVTLVSLVSTVFTKQLDAHPPQQQHRHWAQICSGNPTNRIRGCDRYGCGNFGADRDSGKEKHGGVDVICSDGATVYAPFSGQLSGPIRFFHNGNAIDDGVQIRGSGFCVKLVCIHPFRYHGQIRRGQRLGTMLPMQKVYPGIISHIHVENCDHSDPTHLLTPDVPPLPQQDGRWATVCAGNPTNEIRGCDKYGCGYYGAPRRSGKGKHHGVDVICADGATVYAPFSGQLSGPVKIFHNGNAIDDGVQIRGSGFCVKLLCIHPIRYNGAISKGQVLGKMLPMQRVFPGITSHIHIENCDRSDPTSNLERGKGQKD